The stretch of DNA ACGTGCGGGCGGGCACCGTAACGGCCACGCCACCGCCCAACGAACAGGAGTTACGCGTATCGCCCAACCCGACCGACGGGCAGATGCTCGTATCGCTCAACAGTTCACAACGAGGTGCCTTAACGCTCTCGGTCCGTAGCCTGACCGGTGCCGACGTGGTTCGGCAGAAGCATCAGAAAAACGCCGAACTCTTCCAGCAATCACTTGATTTGCGCGGTTCGCCGGGCGGCATGTACATCGTTGAGGTCGAAGTTGGTGGCGTGACCTTCAGGCGACGGATTGTGAAGCAGTAAAAAATTCCTGAAAATTTTTTTCGGGAAGGCGTAGGGGTAAACGTAATTTTATCGGTCATGACCGTATCTGAACAAATACCGACATACCATGAAACGTTTTTTCACGACCTTTTTTACGCTGGGTCTCATCGCGTCGCTGCTGACGGGCTGCATCATTAACGTTAATCCAGACGACAATTACAACCCGCAGGACGAACGCACGGCCACGTTCAACCTCACCGATTTCGACCGCCTGAACATGGGCAGCGCGTTTGCAATTACCGTGACGCAGGGTGCCAGCTTCGCTATCACGGCACGCGGCTACCGCAACGACGTCGACGACTTAAACGTATTTGTCCGAAACGGCGTACTAAATGCTGAATACCGGGTCAATCGCAACCGCCGATATAAAATGCAGTTTACAATTACGATGCCGACGTTGCGGGGCGTTGATTTCTCCGGGGCCAGCCAGTCGAACGTGTCGGGTTTTCGTAATCTCGCCGAGTTGAGCATTGCGTTATCGGGCGCATCGAAAGGCACGTTCGACGTGCAGGCAACCCGCACTGTTGTGAACTTGTCGGGCGCATCGGAAGGGCGGCTCAATGGCTCAGGAACAACATTGCAGGCTGATCTGGCCGGGGCATCCACCCTCCGCAGCTTCGATTACCCCACTACCGATGCCATACTGGACGTATCGGGCGCGAGTCAGGCCAACATAGCCGTTAGCCGCAATCTCAACGTAACGGCCTCTGGCGCCAGCACCGTCCGTTACCGGGGCAACCCCACCATCGAACAGCGGCTTTCAGGTGCCAGCACCGTAAGGCCGGAATGACGGGAGAATTTCTTGGTTTTATCGAATCACGGTACATCCATTATTGCAATATTTGTGATAATGGATGTATACATTTGCTTCAGTACTTTTTGAAAATCGCTATTATCATATTTCTCAGAAGTAGGTTTTAAAGAAGCTTTTTCTTCTTTCTTCCAAAAAAAGGTGTCGTAGATGTAATTCCAAAAGAGTCGAACATTCGGGTTTTGGCACAAACTCATTAGTTTCTCATCATTTGATTGATCCGCAAAGTCGCTACAGAAATTAATAAACTCAATAACCTCTTTAGCGTCGGCTGGTGATATACCCTTTATATCACTAAGTTTAGTATTGTCGATTATACGTATAATATTATCAAAATCTAAGAGTGTGTTTACCTCAAAAAATAGCTTTTCCTCTCTGATAGCTGTTGCCCATTTAAGTAAATTGTAAGAATCAAAAAGAGCTATTTTGTGCTGTATTACAGCATTAACTGCGTACTTAGTTTCGGAAAACAAGGCTACACTTTTATGATGATTTATTAAAATTTTCGTGTCGTTTGTAGATTCATCTACTGTAGAGTCATACCCCCATACTGTAAAATATAGGGTGCTGTTTAACTTAATGGCAACAAGCCACTGTTTGAATTTTGCGAGAGTACTCAACACTGAATTTTTATTGAATGCCCCGAATAATTATGTGCTTCACCTGCCATGTCGGGTTATCGAACTCGTCCAGAATGGCAATGAACCCCTCGTTACCCGACGAACCTATGTCAACCCGAAATACATATTCTTCCTGCTCAATGCGCTCAAAAGACAGCCAATGAATGTACCCCCTCCGACGGATACTATCCTGCTCAGCTTCATTATTCCAGCGTTCGCGAAAGGCGTATAGTTGATTTGTCAGCGACTCAATAACCGATGCATCATCCAGTTTTACATACAGTTCAAGGTCCGTTGTAGCCTGATCGACCTCTTCAACCAGCGTATAATTCAGTGTTAAACCGTAGCGTTGAGCCGCTGAATGAAGTAAAAAATCACCTACTGACGGTAAAATAGGCCGAATTAAGTGCGCCCACTTAAACACAATATCTTCTTTTTGAAGAATCCGGTCTGGCATTATAAGTTCGTTATTATGAACGCTATTCCATGAAATGATGCACTCGCCAGCGTAATTGTTCTCATAACGTGGACTTGCTTTCAGCCAAGCTTTATTGCTGACAATATCGTACGATAAGTCATCCTGAAACTCTATGAAGAGAAACTTCACATCAAATTCTTTTTTCGTCAATCGCGTATACTCTTCCCGAAGCCTTTTATCCATACATCTTAAAAATGAGTTGCTTGGCTTGTAGCGCGACTCAAAATCCCGCAACCATTTCAGATTCTGCTTTGACATGGAATCATTTTTTAAGAATGAGGGAATGAGCATCAGCTTGCAAGGTAAACCGAATGGGGTCGTTGCTGAAAGGGCGTATCGGTTTGCCAGCAACGGGGCGGGGAAGTTTTTCGGTAACGGCAGTTACTTTTTGACGGGTAGGGGGTATAGCTCCATGCGTGACAGCCAGAGACGAGTAAGCGAACAAGGTCAACAAGAGCGCGTTGGCAACATACGCGACGCGTTTGTAGAGATAGTACATAAATAGTTGGACAGATTTGAACCGCAAATGTATCTGAGGTCATGTGGTAAAATCAAATTTTTAGTAAAAACTTTTTTATAAATAAAATACTAACATATTTTAATACTTTATTTTTTCATATAATAAAGTATTAATTATCAGCGATATAGCCCCGTTCTAACGCAGGAAGCCCGGCTATTCACATAGCCGGGCTTCCTGCGTTAATGAAATTCCTGAGAGATTAATACCCCGGATTTTGCACCAACTTTTTGTTCGTGTCGATTTCGCGTTGCGGGATTGGCAAAACGAGGTTGTTGGCGTTGTAGGCAATGGTTCCGACCGTACCGGCAGTGCGCTTGATGTCGGCAAGTTGCTGCCCTTCAAAGCCCAACTCCAGCCGACGTTCCAGCAGCACATCGGCCAGCGTAACC from Spirosoma montaniterrae encodes:
- a CDS encoding head GIN domain-containing protein, producing MKRFFTTFFTLGLIASLLTGCIINVNPDDNYNPQDERTATFNLTDFDRLNMGSAFAITVTQGASFAITARGYRNDVDDLNVFVRNGVLNAEYRVNRNRRYKMQFTITMPTLRGVDFSGASQSNVSGFRNLAELSIALSGASKGTFDVQATRTVVNLSGASEGRLNGSGTTLQADLAGASTLRSFDYPTTDAILDVSGASQANIAVSRNLNVTASGASTVRYRGNPTIEQRLSGASTVRPE